Part of the Pseudarthrobacter sp. NBSH8 genome is shown below.
GGCTCCGTCGCCTCCCCATACCGCGAAACCGAGGCCATGGCAGATGGCTCGGACGCCATCGCGGACTGGCCGCTCCTCAATGCCCTGCTCAACACCGCCTCAGGCGCCACCTGGGTCTCGATCCACCACGGCGGCGGCGTCGGCATCGGCCGCTCCATCCACGCCGGCCAGGTCTCCGTCGCCGACGGCACCGACCTCGCCGCCCAGAAACTCGAACGCCTCCTCACCAACGACCCCGGCATGGGCGTCATCCGCCACGCCGACGCAGGCTACGACCGCGCCCTCGACGTCGCCAAAGAACGCGGCGTCCGCATCCCCATGCTCCCCACTGACCCCCTAACCTCGCAAGCCCGGCCAGGCAATCCTGTCCGCGTGGCCCCAGAAAGCAAGTAACTCCAATGACCATCACCACGAACGAAGCGCTCACCGTCACCCTCGGCTCCAGCGGAGTCACACCTGAGGACGTTGTCGCCGTCGCGCGCCACAACGCCCGGGTGACCATCGCCCAGGAAGCGCTGGACACGGTGGCTAAGGTCCGCGCGCACATCAACGAGCTGGCGCACAGCGAGACCCCCGCCTACGGGATCTCCACCGGCTTCGGTGCGCTGGCCAACCGGCATATCCCCAGCGAGCTGCGCACCCAGCTGCAGAAATCGCTGATCCGCAGCCACGCCGCGGGCATGGGCCCGGCCGTGGAACGCGAGGTGGTCCGCGGCATCATGTTCCTGCGCGCCAAGACTCTCGCGTCCGGCCGAACCGGCGTCCGTCCGGTCGTCCTGCAGACCATGGTGGACGTGCTCAACGCCGGCATCACGCCGGTGGTCCGCGAGTTCGGCTCGCTCGGCTGCTCCGGCGACCTCGCCCCGCTGTCCCACTGCGCGCTGGTGCTGATGGGCGAGGGCCAGGCGGAAGGGCCCGACGGCGTGACGTACGGCGGGCGGGGTGAGGCGCCTGTCGCTGAGCTGCTCGCCGGCCACGGCATCGAACCGGTCACCCTCGCCGAGAAGGAAGGCCTCGCGCTGGTCAACGGCACCGAGGGCATGCTGGGCATGCTCCTGATGGCCATCGCTGACATCCGCCAGCTGCTCACGACGGCGGACATCACCGCCGCGCTCAGTGTCGAGGCGCTGCTCGGTACAGACCAGGTTTTCGTACCGGAGCTGCATGCGGCGCTGCGTCCGCACCCCGGCCAGGCCGCCAGCGCGGACAACATGCTGCGAGTGCTGTCCAACTCCCCGATCGTGGCCTCGCACCGGGTGGGGGATTCCAAGGTCCAGGACGCCTACTCGCTGCGCTGCGCACCCCAGGTGGCAGGCGCCGCACGCGATACCGTGGACTACGCCGCCCTTGTGGCATCCCGTGAGCTTGCCGCGGCCATCGACAACCCAGTAGTCCTGCCGGACGGGCGCGTCAGTTCCAACGGCAACTTCCACGGCGCCCCCGTGGCGTACGTCCTGGACTTCCTGGCCATCGCCGTGGCGGACCTCAGCTCCATCGCCGAGCGCCGGACGGACCGGATGCTGGACCCTGCGCGTTCGCACGGGCTGCCGGCGTTCCTCGCCGCGGATCCGGGCGTGGATTCGGGCCTGATGATCGCCCAGTACACACAGGCAGGGCTCGTCTCGGACAACAAGCGACTGGCCGTCCCGGCGTCGGTGGATTCCATCCCCAGCTCCGCCATGCAGGAGGACCACGTGTCCATGGGCTGGCACGCGGCCCGGAAGCTGCGCAAGGCCGTGGAGAACCTCCGCCGTGTCCTGGCCATCGAACTGGTGACGAGCGCCCGCGCCATCGACATGCGGACGCAGCTGTCCGACGGCGAGCTCACTCCGGGCCCGGCAGGCACTGCCGTGATCGGGGTGCTGAGGTCCGTCGTCGAAGGCCCCGGAACCGACCGGTTCCTGTCGCCGGAGCTGGAGGCGGCTGACCGTCTGGTTGCCTCCGGAAAGGTCCGGGCAGCCGCCGAATCCGCCGTCGGAATTCTTTCCTGAGCGGGAACATTCTTCGGTCCTGCTACTAAATTCAACCAATGTCGAAATATGGTGCGACACGTACATTTCGGCGCCGGGAGTGTAGTAGAAATGAAGGTGTAGTGAAAGTCACATCAAAGAGGCTGTGGCGCAGAACGTATACAAAGGGGTAGTAGTTCAAATGAAAGCACGCGGGGCTGTCCTGTCGAGGCGCAATATCCATTCGGCCACCATCTCGGAGTGGGGAACGCTCAAAGCTGGCGACCGGGTGGAAATCATTAAACACGCGCACGTCATTGCGGCGGGCGAAGTGGAAGAAGTATCGCAGAGCGGGAACGTGCTGTGGCTCGTGCCGGCCACCCCGTCAGAGAAGGAACTTTTCCTTAAGTCTGACGGTGTAGAAGTCCGCAGGAGCTAGGAACGCAACTTCAAAACGCAAAAAGAGTCCCTGCCTTCCGTTGCCGGAGGGCAGGGACTCTTGCGTAGATCGCGTTGGATCGCGGGCTGGATCCCAGCAGGGATCGTAGCCCGGATTCGGGGCCGAATCAGCTCAGGCCGCAATGCTTTCGTACGTTTCACCGAAGGGGACCGACTCGTTCAGGGCCACGGTGAAGCGTCCCGGGCGCAACCGCGTCACAAGGATGCCACAGGCCGCGTCTTTTGCCGGCGCGATCAAGGTGGCAACAGCCTTGTCCAGGCCTTCGTGCATCTCGTGCGCTGTGGAAAACTGCAGGTCGATGGACAGGGAAGCCGGGGCTTCGACGGCCGCAACTGCGGCCAGGGGGCGTTCCAAAAATGCTGTAGTCATGTGCCGAACTTTCTGTGTCTCGTGCCAAAGGGCTCGATCCATTGTACCGGTTGCAGGACTTAGGATGTCATATGACTGATAGCTCGCGCCCAGGCGCCAAAAATCCGAAGCTTGTTCGCCGAACCCCGCCTTCAAGGCGCGGTCCTGCGAACAAACTTCGGATAGGCGGTGACGCCCGGATCAGCCCGCCGTGCCCGCTTTGACGGCCAGAACAGGGCAATCAGCCTCGAGCAGGATCCGCTGCGATGTGCTTCCCATGATCAGTTTGCCCACCGGGATTCGGCGGCGCAGCCCGATTACGATGAGCTCGGCGTTGTGCTCCTCCGCGGCATCAAGAACCTCTGCTGCCGCGTCATGGCCCCGGACCGGCTGTTTGATCACGTGGTCGATCCCGTCGGCGGCAAGACGCGCCTTGATGCCCTGGATTTCAGGTTCCTGCGCGTACCGGTTGTCCACCAGGGCATCGCCCTTGGAGGAGTTGATCACCATCAGTTTACTGTTGCTCTTCCGGGCCTCGGCGATGGCCTGGGTCAGCGCCGCTTCGCCCTCGGGTGAAGGGACGTATCCCACCACAATCGTCATGGTTGCTCCTCTGCTTCTGTCGTTTAATATTTTGTTGCGGGGCGGATGTCCAGGTCTGGCTAGCCGTTGCCGTCCCCGTCGCCACCAGCGGTGGCGTCGGCCCGGCAGCTGCCATGACTGCCGCCGTCTCCGAGATCCGTCGGCTCGGCGGAACCGGACTTTGCGGGCATCGCCGCGAGTCCCGCTGCCGGACGGTTCCGACGCCACAGCTTGAGCAGCAGCGGAAAGGCGAGAATAATCGCCAGAATGACATAGATGCCGACGGCGATCGGCTCGCTCAAGAGACCGGCGGGGTCACCCGCGCTGAGCTGCAGGCTCTTGCGAAGCTGTCCTTCGATCCTCGGCCCCAGGATGACGCCCAGGATAAGCGGCAGCACGGGAAGTCCGAAACGCCGCATCATGAATCCCAACACGCCGAGCACCAGCAGGAGTATCAGATCGAATGCCTGCAGGTTGACCGAATAGGCGCCCAGCGTGGCGAAGAACAGGATCCCGGCGTACAGGTACGGCCGCGGGAGCTGCAGGATTTTTGCCCACATCGGTGCCAAGGGCAAGCTGATGAGCAGGAGCAGGAAGTTGCCGATGAAGAGGCTCGCGATCAGCGCCCAAACCAGCGGTCCCTCGTTGGCGAACAGGAGGGGTCCCGGCTGAATGCCGAACTGGACAAACGCTGCGAGCATCACGGCGGCAGTGGCATTGGTGGGCAGGCCCAGGGCCAGGAGGGGCGTCATGGTGCCGGCGGCGGCCGCGTTGTTGGCTGCTTCCGGTCCGGCAACTCCTTCGATGGCTCCCTTGCCGAACTCCTCGGGATGCTTGCTTAGGCGCTTCTCCGTCACGTAGGAGAGGAACGTGGGGATCTCGGCTCCACCGGCAGGAAGTGCGCCGAAAGGGAAACCGAACGCCGTTCCGCGGAGCCAGGGCTTCCATGACCGTTTCCAGTCCTGTTTTCCCATCCAGGGTCGGCCTACCGGTATGACGTGCAAAGGAGTGCGGCGCATATGAGCGGCAACCCACAATGCTTCGCCCACCGCAAAGATGGCGACTGCCACCACCACGATGTCCAGGCCATCGGCGAGCAGGGGCTGGCCGAAGGTGAGACGGCGCTGGCCGGTGACGGAATCCATGCCTACCAGGCCTATGGCCAGCCCAAGGCCGAGCGAGGCAAAGCCCCGGAGCCGCGAAGATCCAAGGACGGCGGTCACTGCCAGGAGTGCAAGCACCATAATGGCGAAGTAGCTCGGCGAGCCCAGGCTGACTGCGAACTCAACCACGATCGGTGCGAAGACAGCCAGTAGTGCGGTGCCGATGGTGCCGGCCACGAAGGAACCGATGGCTGCCGTCGCCAGAGCCTGGGCGGCCCTGCCGGCTTTAGCCATCTTGTTGCCTTCAATGGCGGTGACAACAGAAGACGATTCCCCTGGGGTGTTTAGGAGGATGGAAGTGGTGGAGCCGCCGTACATTCCGCCGTAGTAGATGCCAGCGAACATAATGAAGGCGCTGGTGGGTTCCAGGACGTAGGTGACCGGGAGCAGCAGGGCAATGGTCATGGCCGGGCCAAGGCCCGGAAGCACGCCGACGGCGGAACCCAGGATCACGCCAATAACGGCGTAGAGGAGATTCATCGGGGTCAGTGCGGTGGCAAAGCCGTCCATGAGGGACGAGAAGACATCCATTAAAGAATTCCTTCCAGGAGACCGGCGGGCAGCGGGATGCCGAGGCCTAGGTAGAAGCCGTAAAAAGTCAGTACGGACACAGCCAGGGCAATGAGGCCATCGCGGGCGTAATGCCGGCTCCCCAGTGCCCACGCGCCGCCCCAGAACAGGACGGTTCCCGAGATCACCCATCCGGCCCAGTCGATCAGCAGGATGTTGGCCACGAAGGCTCCCACCAGTGGCAGGACCGTCTTCCAGTCGGCGGGGTGCGAGAGATCCACGTCCTCACCGCCTTCGGCTTCTCCCTGTCCGCCCCGCAGCACGTTGACTGCCAGCAGGACGGCGCAGTCGCCGGGCTTCCGGAGGCGTCCACCACGCCGGTCCACGAACGGCCTTCCAGCACGCGGCTGGCGACCTGCAGGAACGGCTGGAGCAGTACCGCAGCGCCTACCAGGGCCTTGACTCGGCCAAGGATGTGGCGGAGCAGTCGGATGTGAACCGGGTGTTCGGGCTGGACCGGACCCAGCGGCCGTTGCCGAAGGGTTGCAGCATCGAAACACTGAAGCTCGTGGAAACTGCCCTGAATGAGGCCGACGGAACCCTGTCCGCCGCCGAAGTGGCCGCCGAGCTGGGCACGTCCCGGGTCAGTGCGCGCCGCTATTTGGAGTACCTCCATGACGAAGGCGCCCTGGAGGTCCGGCTCAAGTACGGCGTGGGCAGGCCCGAGCGGCGATACATGCTCAAGGCTTAGCCGCACCGGCCGCCAGCATTCGGGCCGGGGGACTTAGCGCAGCAGCGTGTTTACCAGCCGCGCGGCAACCTTGGCGGTCCGCCCGTCGACGTCGAACCCGGGGTTCAGCTCGGCCACGTCCACGTGCAGGAGCTTCCCGCTTTCCGCAGCCTGCCTGCACACTGCGCTGATCACCGGCAGGGGCACTCCGTACGCCGCGGGCGCGCTTACGCCGGGAGCTACCGACGCCGGCAGCACGTCCAGGTCAATGGTCAGGTAGAGCAGGTCCACGCCGTCCAGGAACTGAGCAACGAAAGACTCTACCCGCCCGGCGGCGCAGTCCTCATCCAGCACATACTTCACGCCCAGCCGCTCGGCGGTGGCGAACAGCGCCGGTGTGTTGTTCGGCTCGGAAATCCCGACGACGGCGTACCTGAATTCGCGTCCCGCGGCAGCTTCCGCCTGCGCCATTTGAAGAAACGGTGTGCCGGAGCTTGGCAGCTGTTCATCGCGGAGGTCAAAGTGGGCGTCCAGGTTCAGGACGCCCAGCCGCTGCCCGCCACTCACCGCTTCGGAGCCTGCAACTCCCAGATAGCTCGCGTAGGCGGTCTCGTGCCCGCCGCCCAGCAAAAAGGTGAGCATGCCTGCGTCAATCATGGCCGCAACGGCGTTCCCGGCGCGGGCCTGCCCGGCCTCCAGGGCGCCGTCCGAAACCACAACGTCTCCGGCATCGGACACAGAGCGGCCCAGATGGAAAGCCAGCGGGCCAAGCGCGGCGCGGATCGCTGCCGGGGCAAGAGCTGCACCCGTCCGGCCTTTGTTGCGGCGCACTCCTTCGTCGCTGGCGAATCCGAGGATGACGGCAGGGCGCTGCGGGGCGCCGGTAGGGGAGCCGGCGTGCGCGACTGGGGCAGGGGAAGAGGAGGATGCGCTGAGCGATGCGTAGGGCGAAACAGCCTGCCACCAGCGCCGGTGCCCGCCGCCGTCGCCGTCGAACCGCCCAGTCCAGGGCTGAGGGGGGACATCGGCGGTCAATGCGGAGGGGGCCATGTTCCAAGCTCACCGCATGCGGACCGCCAAAGCCAGCGGGGCCGCCGTCGTCGTGTCTGTAATTCCGGAACCACAGGCCCGGGGTGAAAGATTGGCCGCAGGTGTGGTCCCGGCAGCCGCACGCTAAGGTGGAGCAATCCCTCCGCGGGGTGGGCCCGTCCGCAGGGCAGGCGCCTCAGGGCAAGTCGCAGGTCGGAGCACCATGTTCGAATCCACCAGCATCCTCTTCGCCGTGGCGGGCGTTGCGGTTTTTGTCGCCGCGATTCTCCCCAAGGTCCTGCGCCACGTACCGTTCTCCATGCCAATGGTGTTCCTGGGCGCCGGGATCGCAGCTTTCTCGCTGATCCCCAGCCTGCCGGATCCCAATCCGATAGTGCACAGCGACATTGCCGTCCACCTCTCGGAGGTCTGCGTCATTATTTCCCTGATGGGCGCGGGTCTGGCCCTGGACAGGCCCCTGGGGCGCCGGAGCTGGGCCACAACCTGGCGGCTCCTGGGAATAGCCATGCCGCTGTGCATCATAGCCCTGACACTGATGGGTTTGTGGTTCCTGGGGCTGGGGCTGGGGGCGGCCTTGCTGGTTGCCGCCAGCCTCGCCCCTACGGACCCGGTGCTGGCCGCTGAGGTCCAGGTGGGCGAACCGGCCGATGATGACGACGAAACGGACAAAGAGGACGAGGTCCGCTTCGGCCTGACGTCGGAAGCCGGCCTGAACGACGGACTCGCCTTCCCGTTTGTGTACCTGGCCATCGCCATTAGTGTGGTGGGCGCGTCGCCGTCGGAGTGGTTCCCCCAGTGGTTCGGTGTAGACGTGGTCTGGCGCCTGGCAATTGGGGTCCTCGGCGGCTTCGCCACGGGCAAGCTGCTGGCCAGGCTGTTTTTCTCCGCGAGGAAGGAAAGCCTGCGGCTCGCCAACCACTCCGAAGGGTTTGTGGCCTTGGCGGCAACTTTCCTGGCGTACGGCCTCACCGAGATGATCGAAGGCTACGGTTTCATCGCGGTGTTTGTCTGCGCGGTCACCATCCGGTCCGCCGAGCATACCCACGGCTACCACCGTGTGCTGCACTCCTACGTGGAACAGCTGGAACGGCTGGTGACCGTGGTGATCCTCGTCCTGCTGGGCGGCGCGATCGGCCGCGGACTCCTGGCCGAGGTCGGCTGGGCGGAACTCCTGGTTGCGTTGGCGTTCCTGCTCCTGGTGCGGCCCGCGGCCGGCTGGATCGGACTGCTTGGCGGAAAGACGGGCCCCTACGAACGCGTTGCCCTTTCTTTCTTCGGGATCCGCGGCATCGGTTCCTTGTACTACCTGGCGTATGCGCTGGGAAAGGGCCGGTTTTCCGAGCAGGCTGAGTGGCTGTGGTCCTTCGTGGGCCTGGTAGTGGCCCTTTCCATCGTGATCCATGGGGCCACTACTTCGCCGTTGATGAACCGGCTCGACCGCATGCGGGAGCGGAAGGCCCTGGCAGAATCCGGCGATGAGGGCAAGGCCCCCACCACTGCCGTGTAAGTCACATGCCCAGCGCGGCCTCGATCGGACCGACAGCGAAGAACAGCAGGAATGCGCCGGCCACCGCCCACATCAGCGGGTGGACGTCCTTGGCGCGGCCCGTGAACGTCCGGATCAGGACAAAGGCGATGAAGCCTGCGCCGAGACCGTTGGCGATCGAGTACGTAAACGGCATCAGCGTGAAGGTCAGGAAAGCAGGGATGGCGATGCCCCAGTCCTGCCAGTCGATCTTGCCCACCTGGGAGACCATCATGAAGCCCACCACCACCAGGGCAGGGGCCACCGCCTCGAACGGGACCAGGTTGATCAGGGGCGTGAAGAACATGGCCACCAGGAACAGCAGGCCGGTGACGATGGACGCCACGCCCGTCCGCGCACCCTCGCCGATTCCGGCGCCGGCCTCAACGTAGATCTGGTTCGAGGAGACGGACGCGCCGCCACCCACGATAGCGCCCAGCGCGTCCACCTGGAGCACACGGTCCACGTCGGGGATGTTGCCGTCCTTGTCCACCGTGCCCGCCTCGTTTGCCAGGCCCACCATGGTGCCCATGGCGTCGAAGAAGATGCTGAGCAGGATCACGAAGGCCAGCAGCGTGGCGGCCACAAAGCCCAGGTGTTCAAAAGCGCCGAACGGGTTGGCCTTGCCGATCAGCGACAGGTCCGGGGCGCTCCACCCCGTAAGGGACGGCGCCACCAGGGACCAGCCCTGCGGGTTGGCGGTGGTGCCGTCAAAGCTGGGACCGATGTGCAGGGTCATTTCCAGGATCACGGAAATGATGGTGGAGGCGATGATGCCGATCAGGATGGCACCCCTGACCTTGCGGACCACGAAAGCGATGGTGAGGATCAGGCCGAAAACAAAGACGGCCGTGGGCCAGCCCAGCAGCTTGCCGTCGAAGCCCAGGCCCACGGGAACAGTGGTGCCGGCAGCGTCGGGGATCCGGCGCACAAAACCGGCATTCACCAACCCGATCAGGGCGATGAACAGTCCGATGCCCACCACGATGGCGGTCTTGAGCCCGTCCGGGACGGCCTTGAAGACGGCGGTCCGGAAGCCGGTGAGGACCAGGATCAGCATGGTCACGCCGGACAGGACCACCAGGCCCATCATGTCCGGCCACGTCAGGCCGGGGTTCGTAGCGACCGTGACGGCAACAAACGCGTTCACGCCCAGCCCGGCGGCCAGCGCGAAGGGGTGCCTGCCCCAGGCGCCCATCAGGATAGTAAGGATACCCGCCACAAACGCCGTCACAGCAGCCACTGCGGCAAAGCCCAGTGTGGTGCCGGTGGAATCCGGGCCGGAGAGGATCAGGGGGTTAAGCACCACGATGTAGCTCATGGCGAAGAATGTGGCAAAGCCGCCGCGGATCTCGCGGGAGAGGTTGGACCCCCGCTCGGAGATCTTGAAGTACCGGTCCAAGGCAGAGCCCTGCTTAAGCATTAGTCCTCCGGATGTGTTGTTGGGGGTTACTCGATCCTAGAGGGCGGGGGCGCGCGCCTAGAATATCTGTCAGGAACCTCACAATGCCGAGCAAATGTTGGAGACACCATGACTACTGACGCATCGACAGACCAGCAGCTCCCCGCGGCGCACGTCGCCGACAGCCACGATCTGATCAGTGTGCAGGGTGCCCGGGAGAACAACCTCAAAGACATCAGCATCGAGATCCCCAAGCGCCGCCTGACAGTATTCACCGGGGTGTCCGGTTCGGGCAAGAGCTCACTGGTGTTCGCCACGATCGCCGCCGAATCCCAGCGGATGATCAACGAGACCTACAGCGCCTTTGTGCAGGGGTTTATGCCCAACCTGGCGCGGCCTGACGTGGACCACCTCGAAGGGCTGACCACGGCGATCATCGTTGACCAGGAGCGGATGGGCGCAAACCCCCGCTCCACGGTGGGAACTGCCACGGACGCCAACGCCATGCTCCGGATCCTCTTCAGCCGGCTGGGCACCCCGTATGTCGGGCCGCCCACGGCCTTCTCCTTCAACGTCCCGACGCGGAAGGCCAGCGGTGTGATGAGCACCGAGAAGGCCGGCGGCCGGGTGGAGAAGGCCGTGGTGCAGAACGTTGTGTACCTGGGCGGCATGTGTGCGCGCTGCGAGGGCATGGGCTCGGTCTCCGACTTTGACCTGACCGCTTTGTACGACGACACCAAGTCCCTCGCCGACGGTGCCCTGACCGTCCCCGGCTACAGCATGGACGGGTGGTACGGCCGGCTGTTCGAGGGCATGGGCCTGCCGATGGACAAGCCGATTGCCACGTTCACGAAGAAGCAGCTCGAGACGATGTTGTATGCCGAGCCCACCAAGATCAAGGTTGAGGGCATCAACCTCACGTTCGAGGGCATCATCCCCAAGATCCAGAAGTCCATGCTGTCCAAGGACGTCGAGGCGATGCAGCCACACGTGCGGCGCTTTGTGGAGAGCGCCATTACTTTCCAGGCCTGCCCCGAGTGCGAGGGCACGCGGCTCAGCCCCGAGGCCAGGTCGTCGAGGATCCAGGGCAAAAACATCGCCGAGCTCTGCGAGATGCAGATCAGCGACCTGGCCGAGTGGGTCCGCGGGTTCGACGAGCCGTCGGTTGCGCCGCTCCTCAAGGGTCTGCGGCACCTGCTGGATTCCTTCGCCGAAATCGGGCTGGGCTACCTCTCGCTGGACCGCCCGGCAGGCACCCTCTCCGGCGGCGAGGCGCAGCGGACCAAGATGATCCGGCACCTGGGCTCGTCCCTCACCGACGTCACCTACGTCTTCGACGAACCCACCATCGGCCTGCACCCGCACGACATCGAACGGATGAACCAGCTGCTGCTGCAGCTGCGCGATAAGGGCAACACCGTCCTCGTGGTTGAACATAAGCCCGAGACCATCGCCATCGCCGACCACGTGGTCGATCTCGGCCCCGGCGCCGGCACCGCGGGCGGCAGCGTCTGCTTCGAGGGCACTGTGGACGGGCTGCGGCGGAGCGACACCATCACCGGCCGCCACCTCGATGACCGTGCGAAGGTCAGGGGATCCGTGCGAACCTCCACCGGCGCCCTCGAGGTGCGTGGCGCCTCCACGCACAACCTCCAGCATGTCGACGTCGACGTTCCGCTCGGCGTGCTCTGCGTGGTGACAGGTGTCGCGGGTTCGGGCAAGAGCTCGCTGATCCACGGTTCCGTGGCAGGACGTGACGGTGTGGTGGTAGTCGACCAGGGCGCCATCAAGGGCTCGCGCCGCAGCAACCCCGCCACGTACACAGGCCTGCTCGAGCCGATCCGCAAGGCTTTCGCGAAGGCGAACAACGTGAAACCGGCGCTGTTCAGCTCCAACTCCGAAGGAGCCTGCCCCACCTGCAACGGCGCGGGCGTCATCTTCACCGAACTGGGCGTGATGGCCACGGTCGAGTCCACGTGCGAGGACTGCGAGGGCCGGCGCTTCCAGGCGTCAGTGCTGGAATACACGCTGGGCGGCCGCAACATCTCCGAGGTGCTGTCCATGTCCATGACAGAGGCTGAGGTCTTCTTCAGCGAAGGGGAGGCCCGCGCGCCCGCGGCCCACAAGATCCTGGACCGGCTCGTCGACGTCGGGCTCGGCTACCTGACGCTCGGCCAGCCCCTCACCACGTTGTCCGGCGGCGAGCGGCAGCGCGTCAAGCTGGCTACGCAGATGGCAGAGAAGGGCGATGTCTACGTCCTGGACGAACCGACCACTGGCCTCCACCTCGCCGACGTCGAAAACCTCCTCGGCCTCCTTGACCGCCTCGTGGAGT
Proteins encoded:
- a CDS encoding universal stress protein, with translation MTIVVGYVPSPEGEAALTQAIAEARKSNSKLMVINSSKGDALVDNRYAQEPEIQGIKARLAADGIDHVIKQPVRGHDAAAEVLDAAEEHNAELIVIGLRRRIPVGKLIMGSTSQRILLEADCPVLAVKAGTAG
- a CDS encoding NCS2 family permease produces the protein MLKQGSALDRYFKISERGSNLSREIRGGFATFFAMSYIVVLNPLILSGPDSTGTTLGFAAVAAVTAFVAGILTILMGAWGRHPFALAAGLGVNAFVAVTVATNPGLTWPDMMGLVVLSGVTMLILVLTGFRTAVFKAVPDGLKTAIVVGIGLFIALIGLVNAGFVRRIPDAAGTTVPVGLGFDGKLLGWPTAVFVFGLILTIAFVVRKVRGAILIGIIASTIISVILEMTLHIGPSFDGTTANPQGWSLVAPSLTGWSAPDLSLIGKANPFGAFEHLGFVAATLLAFVILLSIFFDAMGTMVGLANEAGTVDKDGNIPDVDRVLQVDALGAIVGGGASVSSNQIYVEAGAGIGEGARTGVASIVTGLLFLVAMFFTPLINLVPFEAVAPALVVVGFMMVSQVGKIDWQDWGIAIPAFLTFTLMPFTYSIANGLGAGFIAFVLIRTFTGRAKDVHPLMWAVAGAFLLFFAVGPIEAALGM
- the hutG gene encoding formimidoylglutamase, producing MAPSALTADVPPQPWTGRFDGDGGGHRRWWQAVSPYASLSASSSSPAPVAHAGSPTGAPQRPAVILGFASDEGVRRNKGRTGAALAPAAIRAALGPLAFHLGRSVSDAGDVVVSDGALEAGQARAGNAVAAMIDAGMLTFLLGGGHETAYASYLGVAGSEAVSGGQRLGVLNLDAHFDLRDEQLPSSGTPFLQMAQAEAAAGREFRYAVVGISEPNNTPALFATAERLGVKYVLDEDCAAGRVESFVAQFLDGVDLLYLTIDLDVLPASVAPGVSAPAAYGVPLPVISAVCRQAAESGKLLHVDVAELNPGFDVDGRTAKVAARLVNTLLR
- a CDS encoding sodium:proton antiporter — protein: MFESTSILFAVAGVAVFVAAILPKVLRHVPFSMPMVFLGAGIAAFSLIPSLPDPNPIVHSDIAVHLSEVCVIISLMGAGLALDRPLGRRSWATTWRLLGIAMPLCIIALTLMGLWFLGLGLGAALLVAASLAPTDPVLAAEVQVGEPADDDDETDKEDEVRFGLTSEAGLNDGLAFPFVYLAIAISVVGASPSEWFPQWFGVDVVWRLAIGVLGGFATGKLLARLFFSARKESLRLANHSEGFVALAATFLAYGLTEMIEGYGFIAVFVCAVTIRSAEHTHGYHRVLHSYVEQLERLVTVVILVLLGGAIGRGLLAEVGWAELLVALAFLLLVRPAAGWIGLLGGKTGPYERVALSFFGIRGIGSLYYLAYALGKGRFSEQAEWLWSFVGLVVALSIVIHGATTSPLMNRLDRMRERKALAESGDEGKAPTTAV
- the hutH gene encoding histidine ammonia-lyase; this translates as MTITTNEALTVTLGSSGVTPEDVVAVARHNARVTIAQEALDTVAKVRAHINELAHSETPAYGISTGFGALANRHIPSELRTQLQKSLIRSHAAGMGPAVEREVVRGIMFLRAKTLASGRTGVRPVVLQTMVDVLNAGITPVVREFGSLGCSGDLAPLSHCALVLMGEGQAEGPDGVTYGGRGEAPVAELLAGHGIEPVTLAEKEGLALVNGTEGMLGMLLMAIADIRQLLTTADITAALSVEALLGTDQVFVPELHAALRPHPGQAASADNMLRVLSNSPIVASHRVGDSKVQDAYSLRCAPQVAGAARDTVDYAALVASRELAAAIDNPVVLPDGRVSSNGNFHGAPVAYVLDFLAIAVADLSSIAERRTDRMLDPARSHGLPAFLAADPGVDSGLMIAQYTQAGLVSDNKRLAVPASVDSIPSSAMQEDHVSMGWHAARKLRKAVENLRRVLAIELVTSARAIDMRTQLSDGELTPGPAGTAVIGVLRSVVEGPGTDRFLSPELEAADRLVASGKVRAAAESAVGILS
- a CDS encoding excinuclease ABC subunit UvrA is translated as MTTDASTDQQLPAAHVADSHDLISVQGARENNLKDISIEIPKRRLTVFTGVSGSGKSSLVFATIAAESQRMINETYSAFVQGFMPNLARPDVDHLEGLTTAIIVDQERMGANPRSTVGTATDANAMLRILFSRLGTPYVGPPTAFSFNVPTRKASGVMSTEKAGGRVEKAVVQNVVYLGGMCARCEGMGSVSDFDLTALYDDTKSLADGALTVPGYSMDGWYGRLFEGMGLPMDKPIATFTKKQLETMLYAEPTKIKVEGINLTFEGIIPKIQKSMLSKDVEAMQPHVRRFVESAITFQACPECEGTRLSPEARSSRIQGKNIAELCEMQISDLAEWVRGFDEPSVAPLLKGLRHLLDSFAEIGLGYLSLDRPAGTLSGGEAQRTKMIRHLGSSLTDVTYVFDEPTIGLHPHDIERMNQLLLQLRDKGNTVLVVEHKPETIAIADHVVDLGPGAGTAGGSVCFEGTVDGLRRSDTITGRHLDDRAKVRGSVRTSTGALEVRGASTHNLQHVDVDVPLGVLCVVTGVAGSGKSSLIHGSVAGRDGVVVVDQGAIKGSRRSNPATYTGLLEPIRKAFAKANNVKPALFSSNSEGACPTCNGAGVIFTELGVMATVESTCEDCEGRRFQASVLEYTLGGRNISEVLSMSMTEAEVFFSEGEARAPAAHKILDRLVDVGLGYLTLGQPLTTLSGGERQRVKLATQMAEKGDVYVLDEPTTGLHLADVENLLGLLDRLVESGKSVIVIEHHQAVMAHADWVIDLGPGAGHDGGKVVFEGTPAELVAAKSTLTGKHLAAYVAG
- a CDS encoding tripartite tricarboxylate transporter permease encodes the protein MDVFSSLMDGFATALTPMNLLYAVIGVILGSAVGVLPGLGPAMTIALLLPVTYVLEPTSAFIMFAGIYYGGMYGGSTTSILLNTPGESSSVVTAIEGNKMAKAGRAAQALATAAIGSFVAGTIGTALLAVFAPIVVEFAVSLGSPSYFAIMVLALLAVTAVLGSSRLRGFASLGLGLAIGLVGMDSVTGQRRLTFGQPLLADGLDIVVVAVAIFAVGEALWVAAHMRRTPLHVIPVGRPWMGKQDWKRSWKPWLRGTAFGFPFGALPAGGAEIPTFLSYVTEKRLSKHPEEFGKGAIEGVAGPEAANNAAAAGTMTPLLALGLPTNATAAVMLAAFVQFGIQPGPLLFANEGPLVWALIASLFIGNFLLLLISLPLAPMWAKILQLPRPYLYAGILFFATLGAYSVNLQAFDLILLLVLGVLGFMMRRFGLPVLPLILGVILGPRIEGQLRKSLQLSAGDPAGLLSEPIAVGIYVILAIILAFPLLLKLWRRNRPAAGLAAMPAKSGSAEPTDLGDGGSHGSCRADATAGGDGDGNG